The following coding sequences lie in one Lolium perenne isolate Kyuss_39 chromosome 2, Kyuss_2.0, whole genome shotgun sequence genomic window:
- the LOC127333583 gene encoding uncharacterized protein isoform X1, translating into MENNLHHTTKTAKEFSLHFLQHITNNFSKNRIIGRGGFGTVYKGVLDNGDEFAVKKLGYQPGLGDDQFKNEVMNLMGVQHQNIVQLLGYCYETRNRVAEYNGKLVFAGYDERVLCLEYLQGGSLEQHLSDEPCRLDWSISYGVIKGICDGLKHLHTGSKNPMYHLDLKPANILLDEDMIPKIGDFGLSRLLVSTQTCVTQTFIGTPGYMPPEYIDKQEITPKFDVFSLGVIILQIMAGKSGHSVSVDTPSDQFIELVHEKWRKRLQATMSADISQEVKICIEIALKCVESDRVKRPTINQIVDELDKIDNAKSSSTSQVAGFRKKQDFNKLYTSSDSTVGFNDDEPIITAPPTSVQLVMKNNKEAPLEENDQKVMLELTGDQSSIDRPGLDLVVVLDVSGSMSGHKIRQTKTAMQFVVRKLCPVDRLSIVTFNSDATRECPLRQVTQTSKLELQGMVDRLMARGSTNIEAGLRTGLKVLTDRKVSDGRVAGVMLMSDGQQNSNTDAAVVPVGKVPVYTFAFGRQADSELLNTVAAKSMGGIFSFVDDRMDGAVTIAFSQCLAGLLTIAAQDLYLTVTASRVGDESTTIQKITTGSYLQTQHSDDPGSMTVAFGHLYNKEVRKVIVYLSLPAVESERSADILKVTYSYSSSSGSGREFVATLTVLRTGVAVRKDGPEEVRTEEIRLQAAEMIRAARMLADCDNLKEAEWKLMDALNLVEADQYSNPFLLAELHQLLQLFSTQYKWHGHVYALVSETSHGRQRFAVRGGDAGSTRLFATPRMDKYLKEILQKSPVTMPLFSMPRITTTTT; encoded by the exons atggagaacaacttacATCACACAACTAAGACGGCAAAGGAGTTTTCACTTCATTTTTTGCAGCACATCACAAATAATTTCTCTAAGAACCGCATAATTGGTCGTGGTGGGTTTGGAACAGTTTATAAG GGGGTACTCGACAATGGGGATGAGTTTGCTGTTAAAAAACTTGGGTACCAGCCAGGACTTGGCGACGACCAATTCAAGAATGAGGTTATGAACCTTATGGGCGTACAACATCAAAATATTGTACAGTTACTTGGTTACTGCTACGAAACACGAAATAGAGTTGCTGAGTACAATGGAAAACTTGTTTTTGCTGGATATGACGAAAGAGTTCTCTGCTTAGAATACTTACAGGGTGGAAGCCTTGAGCAGCATCTTTCCG ATGAACCTTGCAGACTTGATTGGTCCATATCTTACGGAGTAATAAAAGGAATCTGTGACGGTCTAAAGCACCTTCATACGGGCTCCAAAAATCCTATGTACCATCTGGATTTAAAACCGGCAAATATATTGCTGGACGAGGATATGATACCGAAAATTGGAGATTTTGGTTTGTCGAGACTTCTTGTTTCAACACAAACCTGTGTCACGCAAACATTTATAGGAACACC TGGATACATGCCACCGGAGTACATTGATAAACAAGAAATAACACCAAAATTTGATGTATTCAGTTTAGGTGTTATAATCCTACAAATAATGGCAGGAAAGAGTGGCCACTCTGTGTCTGTAGATACGCCTTCCGATCAATTTATTGAGCTT GTACATGAAAAATGGAGAAAAAGGCTTCAAGCAACAATGTCGGCAGATATATCACAGGAAGTTAAGATAtgcattgaaatagcattaaaatGTGTGGAGTCTGACCGAGTGAAGAGGCCTACAATAAACCAGATTGTCGATGAACTGGATAAGATAGATAACGCCAAAAGTTCGTCTACCAGCCAG GTCGCCGGCTTCCGAAAAAAGCAGGATTTCAACAAACTATACACAAGTTCAG ATTCTACCGTGGGCTTCAATGATGATGAGCCAATTATTACTGCTCCTCCAACTTCAG TGCAGTTGGTGATGAAGAACAACAAGGAGGCGCCACTCGAGGAGAACGATCAGAAGGTGATGCTGGAGCTCACCGGCGACCAGTCCAGCATTGATCGGCCGGGCCTGGACCTTGTGGTCGTTCTGGACGTGAGTGGCAGCATGTCGGGCCATAAAATCCGCCAGACGAAGACCGCTATGCAGTTTGTGGTAAGGAAGCTTTGCCCTGTGGACCGGCTGTCCATCGTCACCTTCAACAGTGATGCCACGAGGGAGTGCCCCCTGCGGCAGGTGACCCAGACATCAAAACTTGAGCTGCAGGGGATGGTGGATAGGCTTATGGCCCGTGGCAGCACAAACATCGaagccggtcttcggactgggctGAAGGTGCTCACCGACCGCAAGGTCAGCGACGGCCGCGTCGCCGGCGTCATGCTCATGTCCGACGGCCAGCAGAACTCAAACACGGACGCTGCTGTGGTCCCTGTTGGGAAGGTGCCCGTTTACACGTTTGCTTTCGGCAGGCAAGCGGACTCTGAGCTGCTCAACACGGTGGCGGCCAAGAGCATGGGAGGGATATTCTCCTTCGTCGACGATCGCATGGATGGCGCCGTGACCATAGCCTTCTCCCAGTGCCTCGCCGGCCTGCTTACTATCGCGGCTCAGGACCTCTATCTCACGGTCACGGCATCACGCGTCGGAGACGAGTCGACGACAATACAGAAAATTACCACCGGGAGCTACCTGCAGACGCAGCACTCCGATGACCCTGGCTCGATGACCGTCGCCTTCGGCCACCTCTACAACAAGGAAGTGCGCAAGGTCATCGTCTACCTCTCTCTCCCCGCAGTCGAGAGTGAGCGCAGCGCGGACATCCTCAAGGTCACATACTCATACAGCAG CTCTTCCGGGTCCGGGAGGGAGTTTGTTGCGACTCTAACGGTGTTGCGAACTGGCGTGGCGGTTCGGAAGGATGGGCCGGAGGAGGTGCGGACAGAAGAGATCCGTCTACAGGCAGCGGAAATGATCAGGGCGGCGAGAATGTTGGCGGACTGCGACAACCTCAAGGAGGCCGAGTGGAAGCTAATGGATGCCCTGAACCTGGTGGAGGCGGACCAGTACTCCAACCCTTTTCTCCTGGCCGAGCTGCACCAGCTCCTCCAGCTATTCTCTACCCAATACAAGTGGCATGGCCACGTCTACGCGTTGGTGTCGGAGACTTCGCACGGCCGGCAGCGTTTCGCGGTGAGGGGCGGTGATGCCGGGTCTACACGTCTCTTCGCGACCCCGCGCATGGACAAGTACCTCAAGGAGATTCTCCAAAAGTCTCCGGTGACTATGCCGCTCTTCTCGATGCCGCGCATCACTACTACTACAACTTAA
- the LOC127333583 gene encoding uncharacterized protein isoform X2: MFLYVHEKWRKRLQATMSADISQEVKICIEIALKCVESDRVKRPTINQIVDELDKIDNAKSSSTSQVAGFRKKQDFNKLYTSSDSTVGFNDDEPIITAPPTSVQLVMKNNKEAPLEENDQKVMLELTGDQSSIDRPGLDLVVVLDVSGSMSGHKIRQTKTAMQFVVRKLCPVDRLSIVTFNSDATRECPLRQVTQTSKLELQGMVDRLMARGSTNIEAGLRTGLKVLTDRKVSDGRVAGVMLMSDGQQNSNTDAAVVPVGKVPVYTFAFGRQADSELLNTVAAKSMGGIFSFVDDRMDGAVTIAFSQCLAGLLTIAAQDLYLTVTASRVGDESTTIQKITTGSYLQTQHSDDPGSMTVAFGHLYNKEVRKVIVYLSLPAVESERSADILKVTYSYSSSSGSGREFVATLTVLRTGVAVRKDGPEEVRTEEIRLQAAEMIRAARMLADCDNLKEAEWKLMDALNLVEADQYSNPFLLAELHQLLQLFSTQYKWHGHVYALVSETSHGRQRFAVRGGDAGSTRLFATPRMDKYLKEILQKSPVTMPLFSMPRITTTTT; the protein is encoded by the exons ATGTTTCTATAT GTACATGAAAAATGGAGAAAAAGGCTTCAAGCAACAATGTCGGCAGATATATCACAGGAAGTTAAGATAtgcattgaaatagcattaaaatGTGTGGAGTCTGACCGAGTGAAGAGGCCTACAATAAACCAGATTGTCGATGAACTGGATAAGATAGATAACGCCAAAAGTTCGTCTACCAGCCAG GTCGCCGGCTTCCGAAAAAAGCAGGATTTCAACAAACTATACACAAGTTCAG ATTCTACCGTGGGCTTCAATGATGATGAGCCAATTATTACTGCTCCTCCAACTTCAG TGCAGTTGGTGATGAAGAACAACAAGGAGGCGCCACTCGAGGAGAACGATCAGAAGGTGATGCTGGAGCTCACCGGCGACCAGTCCAGCATTGATCGGCCGGGCCTGGACCTTGTGGTCGTTCTGGACGTGAGTGGCAGCATGTCGGGCCATAAAATCCGCCAGACGAAGACCGCTATGCAGTTTGTGGTAAGGAAGCTTTGCCCTGTGGACCGGCTGTCCATCGTCACCTTCAACAGTGATGCCACGAGGGAGTGCCCCCTGCGGCAGGTGACCCAGACATCAAAACTTGAGCTGCAGGGGATGGTGGATAGGCTTATGGCCCGTGGCAGCACAAACATCGaagccggtcttcggactgggctGAAGGTGCTCACCGACCGCAAGGTCAGCGACGGCCGCGTCGCCGGCGTCATGCTCATGTCCGACGGCCAGCAGAACTCAAACACGGACGCTGCTGTGGTCCCTGTTGGGAAGGTGCCCGTTTACACGTTTGCTTTCGGCAGGCAAGCGGACTCTGAGCTGCTCAACACGGTGGCGGCCAAGAGCATGGGAGGGATATTCTCCTTCGTCGACGATCGCATGGATGGCGCCGTGACCATAGCCTTCTCCCAGTGCCTCGCCGGCCTGCTTACTATCGCGGCTCAGGACCTCTATCTCACGGTCACGGCATCACGCGTCGGAGACGAGTCGACGACAATACAGAAAATTACCACCGGGAGCTACCTGCAGACGCAGCACTCCGATGACCCTGGCTCGATGACCGTCGCCTTCGGCCACCTCTACAACAAGGAAGTGCGCAAGGTCATCGTCTACCTCTCTCTCCCCGCAGTCGAGAGTGAGCGCAGCGCGGACATCCTCAAGGTCACATACTCATACAGCAG CTCTTCCGGGTCCGGGAGGGAGTTTGTTGCGACTCTAACGGTGTTGCGAACTGGCGTGGCGGTTCGGAAGGATGGGCCGGAGGAGGTGCGGACAGAAGAGATCCGTCTACAGGCAGCGGAAATGATCAGGGCGGCGAGAATGTTGGCGGACTGCGACAACCTCAAGGAGGCCGAGTGGAAGCTAATGGATGCCCTGAACCTGGTGGAGGCGGACCAGTACTCCAACCCTTTTCTCCTGGCCGAGCTGCACCAGCTCCTCCAGCTATTCTCTACCCAATACAAGTGGCATGGCCACGTCTACGCGTTGGTGTCGGAGACTTCGCACGGCCGGCAGCGTTTCGCGGTGAGGGGCGGTGATGCCGGGTCTACACGTCTCTTCGCGACCCCGCGCATGGACAAGTACCTCAAGGAGATTCTCCAAAAGTCTCCGGTGACTATGCCGCTCTTCTCGATGCCGCGCATCACTACTACTACAACTTAA
- the LOC127333583 gene encoding uncharacterized protein isoform X3 produces the protein MSADISQEVKICIEIALKCVESDRVKRPTINQIVDELDKIDNAKSSSTSQVAGFRKKQDFNKLYTSSDSTVGFNDDEPIITAPPTSVQLVMKNNKEAPLEENDQKVMLELTGDQSSIDRPGLDLVVVLDVSGSMSGHKIRQTKTAMQFVVRKLCPVDRLSIVTFNSDATRECPLRQVTQTSKLELQGMVDRLMARGSTNIEAGLRTGLKVLTDRKVSDGRVAGVMLMSDGQQNSNTDAAVVPVGKVPVYTFAFGRQADSELLNTVAAKSMGGIFSFVDDRMDGAVTIAFSQCLAGLLTIAAQDLYLTVTASRVGDESTTIQKITTGSYLQTQHSDDPGSMTVAFGHLYNKEVRKVIVYLSLPAVESERSADILKVTYSYSSSSGSGREFVATLTVLRTGVAVRKDGPEEVRTEEIRLQAAEMIRAARMLADCDNLKEAEWKLMDALNLVEADQYSNPFLLAELHQLLQLFSTQYKWHGHVYALVSETSHGRQRFAVRGGDAGSTRLFATPRMDKYLKEILQKSPVTMPLFSMPRITTTTT, from the exons ATGTCGGCAGATATATCACAGGAAGTTAAGATAtgcattgaaatagcattaaaatGTGTGGAGTCTGACCGAGTGAAGAGGCCTACAATAAACCAGATTGTCGATGAACTGGATAAGATAGATAACGCCAAAAGTTCGTCTACCAGCCAG GTCGCCGGCTTCCGAAAAAAGCAGGATTTCAACAAACTATACACAAGTTCAG ATTCTACCGTGGGCTTCAATGATGATGAGCCAATTATTACTGCTCCTCCAACTTCAG TGCAGTTGGTGATGAAGAACAACAAGGAGGCGCCACTCGAGGAGAACGATCAGAAGGTGATGCTGGAGCTCACCGGCGACCAGTCCAGCATTGATCGGCCGGGCCTGGACCTTGTGGTCGTTCTGGACGTGAGTGGCAGCATGTCGGGCCATAAAATCCGCCAGACGAAGACCGCTATGCAGTTTGTGGTAAGGAAGCTTTGCCCTGTGGACCGGCTGTCCATCGTCACCTTCAACAGTGATGCCACGAGGGAGTGCCCCCTGCGGCAGGTGACCCAGACATCAAAACTTGAGCTGCAGGGGATGGTGGATAGGCTTATGGCCCGTGGCAGCACAAACATCGaagccggtcttcggactgggctGAAGGTGCTCACCGACCGCAAGGTCAGCGACGGCCGCGTCGCCGGCGTCATGCTCATGTCCGACGGCCAGCAGAACTCAAACACGGACGCTGCTGTGGTCCCTGTTGGGAAGGTGCCCGTTTACACGTTTGCTTTCGGCAGGCAAGCGGACTCTGAGCTGCTCAACACGGTGGCGGCCAAGAGCATGGGAGGGATATTCTCCTTCGTCGACGATCGCATGGATGGCGCCGTGACCATAGCCTTCTCCCAGTGCCTCGCCGGCCTGCTTACTATCGCGGCTCAGGACCTCTATCTCACGGTCACGGCATCACGCGTCGGAGACGAGTCGACGACAATACAGAAAATTACCACCGGGAGCTACCTGCAGACGCAGCACTCCGATGACCCTGGCTCGATGACCGTCGCCTTCGGCCACCTCTACAACAAGGAAGTGCGCAAGGTCATCGTCTACCTCTCTCTCCCCGCAGTCGAGAGTGAGCGCAGCGCGGACATCCTCAAGGTCACATACTCATACAGCAG CTCTTCCGGGTCCGGGAGGGAGTTTGTTGCGACTCTAACGGTGTTGCGAACTGGCGTGGCGGTTCGGAAGGATGGGCCGGAGGAGGTGCGGACAGAAGAGATCCGTCTACAGGCAGCGGAAATGATCAGGGCGGCGAGAATGTTGGCGGACTGCGACAACCTCAAGGAGGCCGAGTGGAAGCTAATGGATGCCCTGAACCTGGTGGAGGCGGACCAGTACTCCAACCCTTTTCTCCTGGCCGAGCTGCACCAGCTCCTCCAGCTATTCTCTACCCAATACAAGTGGCATGGCCACGTCTACGCGTTGGTGTCGGAGACTTCGCACGGCCGGCAGCGTTTCGCGGTGAGGGGCGGTGATGCCGGGTCTACACGTCTCTTCGCGACCCCGCGCATGGACAAGTACCTCAAGGAGATTCTCCAAAAGTCTCCGGTGACTATGCCGCTCTTCTCGATGCCGCGCATCACTACTACTACAACTTAA